One region of Enterobacter ludwigii genomic DNA includes:
- a CDS encoding oxidoreductase, with translation MTLHCAFIGFGKSTTRYHLPYVLHRKDSWHVAHIYRRRAKPEEQSPQYSHIHFTSDLDEILNDPQVKLVVVCTHADSHFDYAKRALEAGKNVLVEKPFTPTIAEAKALFALAKSKGLTVTPYQNRRFDSCFLTAKKAIESGKLGDIVEIESHFDYYRPVAETQPGLPQDGAFYGLGVHTMDQVISLFGRPDYVAYDIRSLRNKANPDDTFEAQLFYGDLKAIVKTSHLVKIDYPKFIVHGTKGSFIKYGIDQQETSLKANIMPGEPGFAADDSVGVLEYVKADGTTAREELKPEVGDYGRVYDALFATIHSGAANYVKESDVLTNLEILERAFEQASPATVTLAK, from the coding sequence ATGACACTACATTGCGCATTTATTGGATTTGGTAAAAGTACGACCCGCTATCACCTTCCGTATGTCCTTCATCGTAAAGATTCCTGGCATGTGGCCCATATCTACCGCCGCCGCGCGAAGCCAGAGGAGCAGTCTCCGCAGTATTCCCACATCCATTTCACCAGCGATCTGGACGAAATCCTTAACGATCCGCAGGTGAAACTGGTCGTTGTCTGTACTCATGCTGACAGCCATTTTGACTACGCGAAACGCGCCCTGGAAGCAGGCAAAAACGTGCTGGTGGAAAAACCGTTTACGCCGACCATCGCCGAAGCGAAGGCGTTGTTCGCACTGGCGAAAAGTAAAGGGCTGACCGTTACGCCATATCAAAACCGTCGCTTTGACAGCTGTTTCCTGACGGCGAAAAAAGCGATTGAGAGCGGTAAGCTCGGTGACATCGTCGAGATTGAAAGTCATTTTGACTACTATCGCCCGGTGGCAGAAACCCAACCTGGTCTGCCTCAGGATGGCGCATTCTATGGGCTGGGTGTACACACCATGGATCAGGTCATCTCCCTGTTTGGTCGCCCGGACTACGTGGCATATGACATCCGCAGCCTGCGTAACAAAGCCAACCCGGACGACACGTTTGAAGCGCAGCTGTTCTACGGCGACCTGAAAGCCATTGTCAAAACCAGCCATCTGGTGAAAATCGACTATCCGAAATTTATCGTTCACGGTACGAAAGGCTCGTTTATCAAATACGGTATTGACCAGCAGGAGACCAGCCTGAAGGCCAATATCATGCCGGGTGAACCGGGCTTTGCGGCGGATGATTCGGTTGGCGTGCTGGAATATGTGAAGGCGGATGGCACGACGGCCAGAGAAGAGCTGAAGCCCGAGGTGGGTGATTATGGCCGCGTGTACGATGCACTGTTTGCGACTATCCATAGCGGTGCGGCGAATTACGTCAAGGAATCTGACGTTCTGACTAACCTTGAAATCCTTGAACGGGCCTTTGAACAGGCTTCTCCTGCCACGGTAACCCTCGCGAAATAA
- the lexA gene encoding transcriptional repressor LexA, with protein sequence MKALTTRQQEVFDLIRDHIGQTGMPPTRAEIAQRLGFRSPNAAEEHLKALARKGVIEIVSGASRGIRLLVEEETGIPLVGRVAAGEPLLAQQHIEGHYQVDPGMFKPSADFLLRVSGMSMKDIGILDGDLLAVHKTQDVRNGQVVVARIDDEVTVKRLKKQGNTVQLLPENSEFSPIVVDLREQNFSIEGLAVGVIRNGEWL encoded by the coding sequence ATGAAAGCGTTAACGACCAGGCAGCAAGAGGTGTTTGATCTCATCCGGGATCATATCGGCCAGACGGGTATGCCACCCACGCGTGCGGAAATCGCTCAGCGTCTGGGCTTCCGTTCTCCGAATGCTGCCGAAGAACACCTGAAAGCGCTGGCGCGTAAGGGCGTGATTGAGATTGTTTCGGGCGCGTCACGCGGTATCCGCCTGCTGGTGGAAGAAGAGACGGGCATTCCGCTGGTGGGGCGTGTTGCTGCCGGTGAGCCTTTACTGGCACAGCAGCATATTGAAGGCCACTACCAGGTCGATCCGGGGATGTTTAAACCGAGCGCTGATTTCCTGCTGCGCGTAAGCGGCATGTCGATGAAAGACATCGGTATTCTTGACGGTGATCTGCTTGCGGTTCACAAAACGCAGGATGTGCGAAACGGCCAGGTTGTGGTCGCGCGTATTGATGACGAAGTGACCGTTAAGCGTCTGAAAAAACAGGGTAATACCGTACAGCTGCTGCCTGAAAACAGCGAATTCTCCCCGATTGTGGTGGATCTTCGCGAACAGAACTTCTCTATCGAAGGGCTGGCAGTAGGGGTGATTCGCAACGGCGAATGGCTGTAA
- the gntK gene encoding gluconokinase: MSTTNHDHHVYVLMGVSGSGKSAVASEVAHQLQAAFLDGDFLHPRSNIMKMASGEPLNDDDRKPWLQALNDAAFAMQRTNKVSLIVCSALKKTYRDLLRDGNPNLSFIYLKGDFEVIESRLKARKGHFFKTQMLVTQFEALQEPGEDEKDVLVVDIDQSLEGVVASTIEVINKRQ; this comes from the coding sequence TTGAGCACGACTAATCATGATCACCACGTCTACGTCCTGATGGGCGTTTCCGGTAGCGGGAAATCAGCCGTGGCCAGCGAAGTGGCGCATCAACTCCAGGCTGCGTTTCTTGATGGTGACTTCCTCCATCCGCGCAGCAACATCATGAAAATGGCCTCCGGCGAGCCGCTGAACGACGACGACCGCAAACCGTGGTTGCAGGCGCTGAATGACGCCGCGTTCGCGATGCAGCGCACCAACAAAGTTTCCCTTATCGTTTGCTCCGCGCTGAAAAAAACCTACCGTGACCTGCTGCGTGACGGCAACCCGAACCTCTCTTTCATCTACCTGAAAGGGGATTTTGAGGTGATTGAAAGCCGTCTGAAGGCGCGCAAAGGTCACTTCTTCAAGACTCAGATGCTGGTGACGCAGTTCGAAGCGCTGCAGGAACCGGGTGAAGATGAGAAAGATGTCTTAGTGGTTGATATCGATCAGTCACTGGAAGGTGTTGTTGCCAGCACCATCGAGGTCATTAATAAAAGGCAGTAA
- a CDS encoding diacylglycerol kinase encodes MANNTTGLTRIIKAAGYSWKGFRAAWINEAAFRQEGVAAIIAVIIACFLDIDAITRVLLIGSVLLVMIVEILNSAIEAVVDRIGSDFHELSGRAKDMGSAAVLLAIITAVITWVTLLWSHFR; translated from the coding sequence ATGGCCAATAATACCACTGGGTTAACCCGAATCATCAAAGCCGCCGGCTATTCCTGGAAAGGTTTCCGTGCCGCATGGATCAATGAAGCCGCCTTTCGCCAGGAGGGCGTCGCCGCTATCATCGCGGTGATTATCGCCTGCTTCCTTGATATTGATGCAATAACACGCGTTCTTCTCATCGGCTCCGTACTGTTGGTGATGATAGTGGAAATTCTCAATAGCGCTATTGAGGCCGTTGTTGACCGGATTGGTTCAGATTTCCACGAGCTCTCTGGCCGGGCAAAAGACATGGGTTCCGCTGCCGTGTTGCTGGCGATTATTACTGCGGTCATTACCTGGGTCACGCTGCTTTGGTCACATTTCCGATGA
- the gntR gene encoding gluconate operon transcriptional repressor GntR, with product MKKKRPVLQDVADRVGVTKMTVSRFLRNPEQVSVALRGKIAAALDELGYIPNRAPDILSNATSRAVGVLLPSLTNQVFAEVLRGIESVTDAFGYQTMLAHYGYKPELEEERLESMLSWNIDGLILTERTHTPRTLKMIEVAGIPVVELMDSQSPCLDIAVGFDNFEAARQMTAAIIARGHRHIAYLGARLDERTIIKQKGYEQAMLDANLIPYSVMVEQSSSYTSGIELMRQARREYPQLDGIFCTNDDLAVGAAFECQRLGLSIPRDMAIAGFHGHDIGQVMEPRLASVLTPRERMGRIGAERLLARIRGETVTPKMLDLGFTLSPGGSI from the coding sequence ATGAAAAAGAAACGCCCCGTACTTCAGGATGTCGCTGACCGCGTTGGTGTGACCAAAATGACGGTCAGCCGCTTTTTACGTAACCCGGAGCAGGTTTCCGTGGCGCTGCGTGGCAAGATTGCCGCGGCTCTTGATGAACTGGGTTATATCCCTAACCGCGCACCCGATATTCTCTCCAATGCGACCAGTCGTGCGGTGGGCGTCCTGCTTCCCTCTTTAACCAACCAGGTTTTCGCCGAAGTGCTGCGCGGAATTGAAAGTGTGACCGATGCGTTTGGTTATCAGACCATGCTTGCGCACTACGGGTACAAGCCGGAGCTGGAAGAGGAACGTCTTGAGTCCATGCTTTCCTGGAACATCGACGGCCTTATCTTAACGGAACGTACCCACACGCCGCGCACGCTGAAGATGATCGAAGTGGCGGGCATTCCGGTGGTGGAGCTGATGGACAGCCAGTCCCCATGCCTCGATATCGCCGTGGGTTTTGATAACTTCGAAGCGGCACGTCAGATGACGGCGGCGATTATCGCGCGCGGTCATCGTCACATTGCCTATCTGGGAGCGCGTCTTGATGAACGTACTATCATCAAGCAGAAGGGATACGAGCAGGCGATGCTCGACGCGAACTTAATCCCGTACAGCGTGATGGTGGAGCAGTCCTCTTCCTATACGTCGGGTATTGAGCTGATGCGTCAGGCGCGGCGCGAGTATCCGCAACTGGACGGTATTTTCTGTACCAACGATGACCTTGCTGTCGGTGCAGCGTTCGAATGTCAGCGTCTGGGACTTTCCATCCCGCGTGATATGGCGATTGCCGGTTTCCACGGCCACGATATCGGCCAGGTCATGGAGCCTCGTCTGGCGAGCGTCCTGACACCGCGTGAACGTATGGGGCGTATTGGCGCAGAACGCCTGCTGGCGCGCATTCGTGGCGAGACGGTTACCCCTAAAATGTTAGATTTAGGTTTCACCTTGTCACCGGGTGGATCTATTTGA
- a CDS encoding CsbD family protein, whose product MNKDEISGNWKQFKGKAKEQWGKLTDDDMTVIEGKRDQLVGKIQERYGYAKDQAEKEVGDWEKRNDYRW is encoded by the coding sequence ATGAATAAAGACGAAATCAGCGGCAACTGGAAGCAGTTCAAAGGTAAAGCGAAAGAGCAGTGGGGGAAGCTGACAGATGACGATATGACCGTCATTGAAGGTAAACGCGATCAGCTTGTCGGTAAAATCCAGGAACGCTACGGCTACGCAAAAGACCAGGCGGAAAAGGAAGTTGGCGACTGGGAAAAACGCAACGACTACCGCTGGTAA
- a CDS encoding pirin family protein, whose translation MIYLRKANERGHANHGWLDSWHSFSFADYYDPNFMGFSALRVINDDVIDAGQGFGTHPHKDMEILTYVLEGAVEHQDSMGNKEQVPAGEFQIMSAGTGVRHSEYNPSKTEKLHLYQIWIIPEETGITPRYEQRRFDAKQGKQLVLSPDAREGSLKVHQDMELYRWALAKDEQSVHQIAANRRIWIQVVKGEVTINGTKATTADGLAIWDEQAISVHADSESEILLFDLPPV comes from the coding sequence ATGATCTACTTACGCAAAGCAAACGAACGTGGTCACGCGAATCATGGCTGGCTGGACTCATGGCATTCATTCTCGTTTGCCGACTACTACGACCCGAACTTCATGGGCTTCTCCGCACTGCGCGTGATTAACGACGACGTGATTGATGCAGGACAGGGCTTCGGCACTCACCCGCACAAAGACATGGAAATTCTGACCTATGTGCTGGAAGGCGCGGTTGAACACCAGGACAGCATGGGCAACAAAGAGCAGGTTCCTGCGGGCGAATTCCAGATTATGAGCGCGGGTACCGGGGTTCGTCACTCTGAGTACAACCCGAGCAAAACGGAAAAACTGCACCTGTATCAAATCTGGATTATTCCAGAAGAAACCGGCATCACGCCACGCTATGAGCAGCGCCGCTTCGACGCTAAACAGGGTAAACAGCTGGTGCTGTCCCCGGATGCGCGAGAAGGCTCCCTGAAAGTGCATCAGGATATGGAACTGTATCGTTGGGCGCTGGCGAAAGACGAACAGTCTGTTCATCAGATTGCTGCTAACCGCCGCATCTGGATCCAGGTGGTGAAAGGTGAAGTCACCATCAACGGTACTAAAGCAACAACGGCTGATGGCCTGGCCATCTGGGACGAGCAGGCGATCTCCGTACACGCTGACAGCGAGAGTGAAATTCTGCTGTTTGACCTGCCTCCGGTGTAA
- the plsB gene encoding glycerol-3-phosphate 1-O-acyltransferase PlsB translates to MSGWPRIYYKLLNLPLSILVKSKSIPAEPALELGLDTSRPIMYVLPYNSKADLLTLRAQCLAHDLPDPLEPLEVDGTLLPRYVFIHGGPRVFTYYTPKEESIKLFHDYLDLHRSNPDLDVQMVPVSVMFGRRPGREKGEENPPLRMLNGIQKFFAVSWLGRDSFVRFSPSVSLRRMADEHGTDKIIAQKLARVARMHFARQRLAAVGPRLPARQDLFNKLLASKAIARAVEDEARSKKISHEKAQQNAIALMEEIAANFSYEMIRLSDRILSFTWNRLYQGINVHNAERVRQLAHDGHEIVYVPCHRSHMDYLLLSYVLYHQGLVPPHIAAGINLNFWPAGPIFRRLGAFFIRRTFKGNKLYSTVFREYLGELFSRGYSVEYFVEGGRSRTGRLLDPKTGTLSMTIQAMLRGGTRPITLVPIYIGYEHVMEVGTYAKELRGATKEKESLPQMLRGLSKLRNLGQGYVNFGEPMPLMTYLNHHVPEWRESIDPIEAVRPAWLTPTVNGIASELMVRINNAGAANAMNLCCTALLASRQRSLTREQLTEQLDCYLDMMRNVPYSVDSTVPSASASELIDHALQMNKFEVEKDTIGDIIILPREQAVLMTYYRNNIAHMLMLPSLMAAIITQHRRISRQELLRHVDTLYPMLKAELFLRWSKDELAGELDKLTEELRRQGLITVVNDELHINPSRSRTLQLLAAGARETLQRYAITFWLLSANPSINRGTLEKESRTLAQRLSVLHGINAPEFFDKAVFSSLVLTLRDEGFISDTGDAEPEETLKVYQMLAELITSDVRLTIESSTQGE, encoded by the coding sequence ATGTCCGGCTGGCCACGAATTTACTACAAATTACTTAATTTACCATTAAGCATCCTGGTAAAAAGCAAGTCTATCCCAGCAGAACCCGCGCTGGAATTGGGGCTCGATACGTCGCGCCCCATTATGTACGTTTTGCCTTATAACTCGAAGGCAGACTTACTGACGCTTCGCGCCCAGTGCCTGGCGCATGACTTACCTGACCCGCTTGAACCGCTAGAAGTTGACGGTACTCTGCTGCCGCGCTACGTGTTCATTCACGGTGGACCGCGCGTGTTTACCTATTACACGCCAAAAGAAGAGTCCATCAAGCTGTTCCATGACTATCTCGACCTGCACCGCAGCAATCCTGATCTGGATGTGCAGATGGTGCCAGTATCGGTGATGTTTGGTCGTCGCCCGGGTCGTGAAAAAGGTGAAGAGAATCCACCGCTGCGCATGCTTAACGGCATCCAGAAGTTCTTCGCGGTCTCCTGGCTGGGACGCGACAGCTTTGTGCGTTTCTCCCCTTCCGTTTCGCTGCGTCGAATGGCGGACGAGCATGGCACCGATAAGATCATCGCGCAAAAACTGGCGCGCGTAGCGCGTATGCACTTCGCCCGTCAGCGCCTCGCTGCCGTTGGGCCGCGTCTCCCGGCGCGTCAGGATCTGTTCAACAAGCTGTTGGCCTCCAAAGCGATTGCCCGTGCCGTCGAAGACGAAGCACGCAGCAAGAAGATTTCACATGAGAAAGCCCAGCAGAACGCCATTGCACTGATGGAAGAGATTGCAGCGAACTTCTCTTACGAGATGATTCGTCTGTCCGATCGTATTCTCAGCTTTACCTGGAACCGTCTCTATCAGGGCATCAACGTCCATAACGCCGAGCGTGTACGCCAACTGGCGCATGATGGCCATGAAATTGTCTATGTCCCCTGCCACCGCAGCCACATGGACTACCTGCTTCTCTCCTATGTGCTTTATCACCAGGGGCTGGTACCGCCGCATATCGCGGCCGGTATTAACCTGAATTTCTGGCCAGCTGGCCCGATTTTCCGTCGACTGGGCGCCTTCTTTATTCGCCGTACCTTCAAGGGCAATAAGCTCTACTCCACGGTGTTCCGCGAGTATCTGGGTGAGTTGTTCAGCCGCGGATATTCCGTTGAGTACTTCGTGGAAGGTGGTCGCTCCCGTACCGGCCGTCTGCTCGATCCGAAGACCGGCACGCTGTCCATGACCATTCAGGCCATGCTGCGCGGAGGAACTCGTCCAATCACGCTGGTGCCAATCTATATCGGCTATGAGCATGTGATGGAGGTGGGGACTTACGCTAAAGAGCTGCGTGGCGCGACTAAAGAGAAAGAGAGCCTGCCGCAAATGCTGCGCGGTTTGAGCAAGCTACGTAATCTCGGACAGGGCTACGTGAACTTTGGCGAGCCGATGCCGCTGATGACGTATCTGAACCATCACGTTCCGGAGTGGCGCGAGTCTATCGACCCTATCGAAGCGGTTCGTCCGGCCTGGCTGACGCCAACGGTCAACGGCATCGCGTCTGAACTGATGGTGCGCATTAACAATGCTGGTGCGGCTAACGCTATGAACCTGTGTTGTACGGCGCTTCTGGCGTCTCGCCAGCGTTCACTGACTCGCGAACAGCTGACAGAGCAGCTCGATTGTTATCTCGATATGATGCGCAACGTCCCGTACTCGGTTGACTCGACGGTACCTTCTGCGAGCGCCAGTGAGCTTATCGATCACGCTTTGCAGATGAACAAGTTCGAAGTCGAAAAGGACACGATCGGCGACATCATCATTCTGCCGCGCGAGCAGGCCGTGCTGATGACGTACTATCGCAACAATATCGCCCATATGCTGATGCTGCCGTCACTCATGGCAGCTATCATCACCCAGCATCGTCGCATTTCACGCCAGGAGCTATTGCGTCACGTTGACACGCTCTACCCGATGCTGAAAGCGGAGCTGTTCCTGCGCTGGAGCAAGGATGAACTGGCTGGCGAGCTGGATAAACTGACGGAAGAACTGCGTCGTCAGGGGCTGATCACTGTTGTGAACGACGAGCTGCATATCAATCCGTCACGTTCCCGTACCCTGCAACTGCTGGCGGCCGGTGCGCGTGAAACGCTGCAGCGTTATGCCATTACATTCTGGTTGCTCAGTGCGAACCCGTCTATCAACCGTGGAACGCTGGAGAAAGAGAGCCGGACGCTGGCACAGCGCCTGTCCGTTCTGCACGGTATTAACGCTCCTGAATTCTTCGACAAAGCGGTCTTCAGTTCACTGGTTCTGACGCTGCGTGATGAAGGCTTTATCAGTGATACGGGCGATGCCGAACCGGAAGAGACGCTGAAGGTCTACCAGATGCTGGCTGAACTGATTACATCTGATGTGCGTCTGACGATTGAGAGTTCAACGCAGGGCGAGTGA
- the zur gene encoding zinc uptake transcriptional repressor Zur produces MDKSTKELLAQAEKLCAQRNVRLTPQRLEVLRLMSLQQGAISAYDLLDLLRESEPQAKPPTVYRALDFLLEQGFVHKVESTNSYVLCHLFDQPTHTSAMFICDRCGVVKEEGAEGVEDIMHTLAAKMGFALRHNVIEAHGLCSACVEVESCSHHDKCQHDHTIVVKKKPR; encoded by the coding sequence ATGGATAAGTCCACAAAAGAGCTGTTAGCGCAGGCCGAAAAGCTCTGCGCGCAACGCAATGTGCGCCTGACTCCGCAGCGCCTTGAGGTATTACGCCTGATGAGCCTGCAACAGGGAGCCATCAGCGCGTACGATCTGCTCGACCTGCTCCGCGAAAGCGAGCCGCAGGCCAAACCGCCTACGGTGTATCGCGCGCTCGATTTTCTGCTGGAACAAGGGTTCGTGCATAAGGTTGAATCCACAAACAGCTATGTGCTGTGCCACCTGTTTGACCAGCCAACCCATACATCAGCCATGTTTATCTGCGACCGCTGCGGCGTGGTAAAAGAAGAAGGGGCTGAAGGTGTTGAAGACATTATGCATACGCTGGCGGCCAAAATGGGCTTTGCCTTGCGTCATAATGTTATTGAAGCACATGGGCTGTGCTCTGCCTGTGTCGAGGTGGAATCATGCAGCCATCACGATAAGTGCCAGCACGACCACACAATCGTTGTGAAGAAAAAACCTCGCTAG
- a CDS encoding cupin domain-containing protein produces MKRPDCIRHWRDVEGADNSTYPDSDERFSIGAPLARKLGLGRIGIHHERLPPGRRTSYPHAESDEEEFIYVLEGYPEAWINGYLWKLEPGDSVGFPAGTGVCHTFINNTDEEVRLLVVGEANKKHNRIYYPLNPVYAATREDRWVDHPPQFFGPHDGKPGKK; encoded by the coding sequence ATGAAAAGACCTGACTGTATTCGACACTGGCGCGACGTGGAAGGCGCTGATAACTCAACCTATCCCGACAGCGACGAGCGTTTTTCCATCGGTGCGCCGCTGGCTCGCAAGCTCGGGCTAGGGCGTATTGGTATCCATCATGAGCGTTTACCCCCCGGACGTCGGACATCCTATCCCCATGCGGAAAGCGACGAAGAAGAGTTCATTTACGTGCTTGAAGGGTATCCTGAAGCCTGGATTAATGGCTATTTGTGGAAACTTGAACCCGGCGATAGCGTAGGTTTTCCCGCCGGAACCGGCGTCTGCCACACCTTTATCAACAACACGGACGAAGAGGTTCGACTCCTGGTAGTTGGCGAAGCCAACAAGAAGCACAACCGCATCTACTATCCGCTCAACCCAGTGTATGCCGCCACGCGAGAAGATCGCTGGGTCGATCACCCGCCCCAGTTTTTTGGGCCACATGATGGAAAACCTGGGAAAAAATAA
- the gntU gene encoding gluconate transporter, whose amino-acid sequence MSTLTLVLTAVGSVLLLLFLVMKARMHAFVALMVVSIGAGLFSGMPLDKIAATMEKGMGGTLGFLAIVVALGAMFGKILHETGAVDQIAVKMLKSFGHNRAHYAIGLAGLICALPLFFEVAVVLLISVAFSMARHTGTNLVKLVIPLFAGVAAAAAFLLPGPAPMLLASQMHADFGWMILIGLCAAIPGMIIAGPLWGNFISRYVELHIPDDITEPHLGEGKMPSFGFSLSLILLPLVLVGLKTIAARFVPVGSSAYEWFEFIGHPFTAILVACLVAIYGLAMRQGMPKDRVMEICGAALQPAGIILLVIGAGGVFKQVLVDSGVGPALGEALTGMGLPIAVTCFVLAAAVRIIQGSATVACLTAVGLVMPVIEQLHYSGAQMAALSICIAGGSIVVSHVNDAGFWLFGKFTGATEAQTLKTWTLMETILGTTGAIVGMIAFTLLS is encoded by the coding sequence TTGAGTACATTAACGCTTGTTTTGACAGCAGTGGGTTCCGTGTTGCTGCTGCTGTTTTTAGTGATGAAGGCGCGTATGCACGCTTTCGTTGCTTTGATGGTGGTTTCTATTGGTGCAGGTCTCTTTTCCGGGATGCCGCTCGACAAAATCGCAGCGACCATGGAAAAAGGGATGGGCGGTACGCTGGGCTTCCTGGCGATTGTCGTCGCGCTTGGGGCGATGTTTGGCAAGATTTTACATGAGACAGGCGCTGTTGATCAGATAGCCGTCAAGATGCTGAAATCCTTCGGACATAACCGTGCGCATTATGCGATTGGTCTGGCCGGTCTGATTTGTGCCCTGCCGCTGTTCTTTGAAGTGGCGGTTGTGTTGCTGATTAGCGTGGCGTTCTCTATGGCGCGCCACACCGGGACTAACCTCGTGAAGCTGGTTATCCCACTGTTTGCGGGCGTGGCAGCGGCAGCGGCGTTCCTGCTGCCCGGGCCAGCGCCGATGCTGCTGGCATCTCAGATGCACGCTGATTTCGGCTGGATGATCCTGATTGGTCTGTGTGCGGCGATCCCGGGGATGATTATTGCCGGTCCGCTGTGGGGCAACTTCATCAGCCGTTACGTTGAACTGCACATTCCGGATGACATCACCGAGCCGCACCTCGGCGAAGGTAAAATGCCATCCTTCGGCTTCAGTCTGTCACTGATCCTGCTCCCGTTGGTGCTCGTTGGGCTGAAAACCATTGCCGCGCGCTTTGTGCCGGTAGGTTCCAGCGCGTACGAATGGTTTGAGTTTATTGGCCATCCGTTCACGGCGATCCTGGTGGCGTGTCTGGTGGCGATTTATGGCCTGGCGATGCGCCAGGGGATGCCGAAAGACCGGGTCATGGAGATTTGCGGCGCAGCGCTGCAACCGGCTGGCATTATTCTGCTGGTGATCGGTGCGGGTGGGGTGTTCAAGCAGGTACTGGTGGATTCCGGCGTGGGTCCCGCTCTGGGTGAAGCGCTGACCGGAATGGGCTTGCCGATAGCCGTGACCTGCTTCGTGCTGGCGGCTGCGGTGCGTATCATTCAGGGTTCTGCGACCGTCGCGTGTTTAACCGCAGTGGGTCTGGTGATGCCGGTGATTGAACAGCTGCATTACTCAGGCGCGCAAATGGCTGCGCTGTCTATCTGTATTGCAGGTGGGTCTATCGTGGTTTCTCACGTGAATGACGCAGGTTTCTGGCTGTTCGGTAAATTTACCGGTGCCACCGAAGCGCAGACGCTGAAAACCTGGACGCTGATGGAAACCATCCTCGGTACGACAGGCGCAATTGTCGGGATGATTGCCTTTACGCTGCTGAGTTAA
- the dinF gene encoding MATE family efflux transporter DinF → MSLLTASDKALWRLALPMIFSNITVPLLGLVDTAVIGHLDSPVYLGGVAIGATATSFLFMLLLFLRMSTTGLTAQAYGARDPLRLARALVQPLILALGAGALIVVLRSPLIDLALHIVGGNEAVLEQARRFLEIRWLSAPASLANLVLLGWLLGVQYARAPVILLVVGNLLNIVLDVWLVMGLHMNVQGAALATAIAEYGTFIIGLWMVWRVLAMRGISLALLKTAWRGNIRKLLALNRDIMLRSLFLQLCFGALTVFGARLGPDIVAVNAVLMTLLTFTAYALDGFAYAVEAHSGQAYGARESGQLQDVWRAACRQSGLVALAFALVYAVFGEQIIALLTSLPTLRELASHYLIWQVILPVVGVWCYLLDGMFIGATRGAEMRNSMAVAAAGFGLTLLTLPWLGNHGLWLALAVFLSLRGLSLAFIWRRHWRNNTWLPSHHDIS, encoded by the coding sequence ATGTCACTGCTGACGGCATCAGATAAGGCATTGTGGCGTCTTGCACTGCCGATGATTTTCTCCAATATTACCGTGCCCTTGCTGGGTCTGGTCGATACTGCTGTTATTGGTCATCTGGATTCACCTGTTTATCTTGGCGGCGTGGCGATTGGCGCGACGGCAACCAGCTTCCTGTTTATGCTGCTGCTCTTTTTGCGCATGAGTACTACCGGGCTCACGGCACAGGCGTATGGTGCCAGAGATCCGCTGCGTCTGGCGCGCGCGCTGGTGCAGCCGCTCATTCTGGCGCTTGGTGCGGGGGCATTAATCGTTGTATTGCGCTCGCCCCTGATTGACCTCGCGCTTCACATCGTTGGCGGTAACGAGGCGGTGCTGGAGCAGGCGAGACGTTTCCTTGAAATCCGCTGGCTCAGTGCGCCGGCATCGCTGGCTAACCTGGTTCTGCTGGGATGGTTACTGGGCGTGCAGTATGCCCGCGCGCCCGTCATTTTGCTGGTGGTGGGAAACCTTCTCAACATTGTGCTTGATGTCTGGCTGGTAATGGGTCTGCATATGAACGTGCAGGGGGCTGCACTGGCGACGGCAATTGCCGAATACGGGACTTTTATCATCGGTCTGTGGATGGTCTGGCGCGTGCTGGCGATGCGCGGGATCTCTCTTGCGCTACTCAAAACCGCATGGCGCGGCAATATCCGTAAGCTGCTGGCACTCAACCGCGACATCATGCTGCGCTCACTTTTCCTTCAGCTCTGTTTCGGTGCGCTGACGGTTTTCGGGGCTCGGCTGGGGCCAGACATCGTCGCGGTCAATGCCGTATTGATGACGCTACTGACCTTTACCGCCTACGCGCTGGACGGTTTTGCCTATGCTGTGGAAGCACATTCCGGGCAGGCGTACGGTGCGCGCGAAAGCGGGCAGCTTCAGGATGTCTGGCGGGCAGCCTGTCGTCAGTCGGGGCTGGTGGCACTGGCATTTGCGCTGGTTTATGCCGTTTTTGGTGAGCAGATCATTGCATTACTCACCTCACTTCCCACACTGCGTGAACTGGCGAGCCACTATCTCATCTGGCAGGTGATCTTACCGGTGGTCGGTGTCTGGTGTTATCTGCTGGACGGCATGTTCATTGGGGCTACGCGCGGAGCCGAAATGCGTAACAGTATGGCGGTGGCAGCTGCAGGGTTTGGTCTGACGCTGCTGACGCTTCCCTGGCTTGGCAATCATGGTTTGTGGCTGGCGTTGGCCGTTTTCCTCTCGTTGCGGGGCCTGTCTCTGGCCTTTATCTGGCGCCGTCACTGGCGAAATAATACCTGGTTGCCTTCCCATCACGATATATCGTGA